The stretch of DNA GAGATCTCGGTCGTCTGCGAGGCCGCCCACGCCCCCGCCGGGGCCCGCGTCGAACGTGGCTGGCGCGCCCTGAGGATCAAGGGTCCGATCGACTTCAGCCTCGTGGGCGTCCTCAACTCGATCCTCGACCCGCTGGTCAAGGCACAGGTCCCGGTCTTCGCCATCTCCACCTTCGAAACCGACTATGTCCTGGTCCGCGGCGCCGACCTGCGCGCCGCGCTGACCGCCCTGCGCATCACCGAACACACGATCGAACCTACGCCGGCCAGCCCCGACTGACCGGCGCCCCACATCGCGAAGCCGCGGCGAGTATGCCTGGGGATTCCGCCTCACCCGAGGACCCCAGACGGTTGAAGACCGTGGTCTTCTCACCCGTTCCGGCCGCGCGGGAACGGTGCTCAGGTGAACGTCTCGCCGCGGCGCACAGGGTACTCGACGGCGTCACCGCCCGAGGCACCCGACGGGGTTCGCTCCGCCTGGGGGAGTCCGACACGTCCCGGTGTGCGGTACCCCCGAGTCGATACGGGAAAGGGCCGCGCACCGGGTACGCGGCCCCTCCGCGAACGTCTCAGCCCTATTCGTGGCGGATGACCTCCAAGTTCACGTACCGCGTCGGCCGGGAGCACAGCTGGCTCATACGCTCGGCTATCTGCTTCGTCTCCAGCAGGTCACTGTTGCGCATGGCGGTGTTGTAGTCCGGGAACTCCACGATCTCCACGAAGTGGTTGGGGTTGTCCCGGTCCTGACACTGCATCAAGTCGGTCGTGGTGCGTTTCCCCTGCGTGGCCCGCAGCCACTCGTCGAACAGGCGGTTCACCTCGCCGTACCGCATGGTCTCGTAATCCACGAGCTGGATGAACGTCATGGTGTCCACCTCCCATCGCGCGCGTGGGAGACACCACAATACGAAGTCAACGCCTGGTCCCGGCCGTCGCGCAAGAGCTGGGCCGGGCTACTCCGCGATGACCTCCTCCTCGTGCGGGATCTCCACCTCGCGAATGCGCTCGGGGTGGCGCTTGGCGGCGATCAGGCTGGTGATCGTGGTGACGGCGAGGGTGCCGATGATTACCGCGAGGGAAACCGTGATCGTGATGTGCGGCACCGGGACTGGGCCGATCTTGTCGACGCCGCTGCCGTGCAGGGCCTCGAAGATGAGCTTCACGCCGATGAAACCGAGGATCGCCGACAGCCCGGTGCTCAGGTAGATGAGCCGGCTGAGCAGGCCGCCGATCAGGAAGTACAGCTGGCGCAGCCCCATCAACGCGAAGGCGTTCGCGGTGAAGACCAGGAACGGCTCCTTGGTGAGACCGAAGATCGCCGGGATCGAGTCGAGCGCGAACAGCAGGTCGGTGGTGCCGATGGCCACCATGACGACGAGCATCGGGGTGACGTGCCACTTGCCGTCGATCTTCGTGGTCATGCGATGGCCGACGTAGTGGTCGGTGACGGGTAGCACGCGGCGCATCCAGCGCAGCAGGACGTTCTCCTCGAACTCCTCCTCTTCTCCGCCGTGCCGCAACAGTTTGATCGCGGTGTAGATGAGGAACGCGCCGAACAGGTAGAAGACCCAGCTGAACTGGCTGATCACCGCGGCGCCCACCGCGATGAACACCCCGCGCATGATGAGCGCCAGCAGGATGCCGATGAGCAGAACCCGGTGCTGGTGGATGGCGGGCACCGCGAACCGGGCCATGATGATCACGAAGACGAAGAGGTTGTCGATGCTCAGGCTGTACTCGGTGAGATAACCGGCGAAGAACTCGCCCCCGCGTACCGGTCCGGCCAGCGCGAAGACGCCGATGCCGAACAGGATCGCCAGCACGACGTAGAAGACGACCCAGAGTCCAGCTTCCTTGATCGAGATCTCGTGCGGTTTGCGGTCGACGATGAACAGGTCGATCGCCAGCAGGACCAGCAGACCGCCGATCGTGAGAGCCCAGACCCAAAAGGGCACGTTCATCAGGCAATCCTCCGGTAGGTACGAGGGCAGGCTCGACTACCAGAGGTCTCTTCCGTCCGTTCCATACCACTGGTACGCGATACGGAATCGGACCGGCGGCCCCGGGTGTCACTCACTCACATGAACACCGTGCTGACGAAACCGCCGCGAAGGAGTACTCCCCTCTATCCGAGCGCTCAGTCTAACGGACACCGTTGAACGGACACTGCCGGGCCCGCCGCGCCCTACGCGCGCCGCCGCTCCTCGAGAGCCGAGTTGCCGGTGAGCCAGCCACGCCGCGCGGCCTGCCAACCGAGCTGCACCCGGGTGTCGACGCCGGCCAGCGTCATGAGGTCACGTACCCGGCGTTGCACGGTACGCAGGCTCAAGCCCAGCTGGCGGGCGATGACGTGGTCGGTGAGCCCGGCCAGCAGCAGCGAGAGCAGTTGGGTGTCCAGAGCGGACAGCGACTCCCCGCCCTCGCCGCGCGGGCCCGGTATGCCCGGCCGGGTGCGCAACGGCGCGGCCCGCAGCCACAGCAGGTCGAACAGCGAGACCAGGACGTCCA from Carbonactinospora thermoautotrophica encodes:
- a CDS encoding TerC family protein produces the protein MNVPFWVWALTIGGLLVLLAIDLFIVDRKPHEISIKEAGLWVVFYVVLAILFGIGVFALAGPVRGGEFFAGYLTEYSLSIDNLFVFVIIMARFAVPAIHQHRVLLIGILLALIMRGVFIAVGAAVISQFSWVFYLFGAFLIYTAIKLLRHGGEEEEFEENVLLRWMRRVLPVTDHYVGHRMTTKIDGKWHVTPMLVVMVAIGTTDLLFALDSIPAIFGLTKEPFLVFTANAFALMGLRQLYFLIGGLLSRLIYLSTGLSAILGFIGVKLIFEALHGSGVDKIGPVPVPHITITVSLAVIIGTLAVTTITSLIAAKRHPERIREVEIPHEEEVIAE
- a CDS encoding ACT domain-containing protein, producing the protein MRMPPHLHIAVLEPEIAICHLPPDAEPPRPVPGTVIHSVTVTPEEISVVCEAAHAPAGARVERGWRALRIKGPIDFSLVGVLNSILDPLVKAQVPVFAISTFETDYVLVRGADLRAALTALRITEHTIEPTPASPD